One segment of Clostridium botulinum DNA contains the following:
- a CDS encoding pentapeptide repeat-containing protein, with product MAYINFKEEKYVANKELRNRKKNNSKLFEEYMESKDFGKEYVADNELSFKEFQEKHFGNIRIIDEDEFLVIENKEVLCSIFNNCSFNNIKFKQCKFIGCTFNDCKFHSGGVIFENCIFIKEDSSKKPTLNNKENFSCCFNKCSIYAKFTGSTLSYGIFQECIIHNTLFELSDMNNVIIIDSELNKIVISDSNLVGIKVVNTYMVDFEFNDKLQSKLDEKSFFDKIPIREKTREEFEGLYMIYEVIGNKCRENNLKNNFGEYYYICKKMQRKTLDFIPKIFSYIYALTCGYGERPLYSIVSSLGIIIIFALLYMFTGFDYNGININYNFNNLVYNDIKLISSNFLKSFTYSVYVFSAVGSNEITPTIVSEVIGDMEIIIGIIMMGIGVGAVTRKLVR from the coding sequence ATGGCGTATATTAATTTTAAAGAAGAGAAATATGTAGCTAATAAGGAATTGAGAAATAGAAAAAAGAATAATAGTAAGTTATTTGAAGAATATATGGAAAGTAAAGATTTTGGAAAAGAATATGTAGCTGATAATGAGCTAAGCTTTAAGGAATTTCAAGAGAAACATTTTGGAAATATAAGAATAATAGATGAAGATGAATTTTTAGTGATAGAAAATAAAGAAGTATTATGTTCTATATTTAATAATTGTAGTTTTAATAATATTAAATTTAAACAATGTAAGTTTATAGGGTGTACTTTTAATGACTGTAAATTTCATAGTGGAGGCGTAATATTTGAAAATTGTATATTTATTAAAGAAGATAGTAGTAAGAAACCTACATTAAACAATAAAGAAAATTTTTCTTGCTGTTTTAATAAGTGTAGTATATATGCTAAATTCACAGGATCAACTCTGTCTTATGGAATATTTCAGGAGTGCATAATACATAATACTTTATTTGAGTTAAGTGATATGAATAATGTAATTATCATTGATTCAGAACTTAACAAAATCGTCATTTCAGATTCAAATTTAGTAGGAATAAAGGTGGTTAATACATATATGGTAGATTTTGAGTTTAATGACAAGTTACAAAGTAAATTAGATGAAAAATCTTTTTTTGATAAAATTCCAATAAGAGAAAAAACTAGAGAGGAATTTGAAGGATTATATATGATTTATGAGGTAATAGGAAATAAATGCAGGGAAAATAATCTTAAAAATAACTTTGGAGAATATTATTACATATGTAAAAAGATGCAAAGAAAAACATTGGATTTTATACCTAAAATCTTTTCATACATCTATGCTTTAACTTGTGGTTATGGAGAAAGACCATTGTATTCTATAGTGTCTTCTTTAGGTATTATAATAATCTTTGCTTTATTATATATGTTTACTGGATTTGATTATAATGGAATTAATATAAATTATAATTTTAATAATTTAGTATATAATGATATAAAATTAATATCAAGCAATTTCTTAAAATCATTTACATATAGCGTATATGTTTTTTCAGCTGTTGGATCTAATGAGATTACACCAACCATTGTTTCTGAGGTTATTGGAGATATGGAAATAATTATTGGGATAATAATGATGGGAATAGGAGTTGGAGCAGTTACACGAAAATTAGTAAGGTAA
- the cplR gene encoding ABC-F type ribosomal protection protein CplR (Contributes to intrinsic pleuromutilin, lincosamide and streptogramin A resistance.), which translates to MVLIKMYKVKKYYGDKLILDIDNLEILENDRIGIMGENGAGKTTLIKVILGEIAPDEGKVFLSNSYSYISQSKECTGGYQEGKIKKILKSPDKYNGFLSGGEKMKIKINKALNVQNSILIADEPTANLDTNSIKNIEKIISEYKGSLLLVSHDRDFLDRLCNNILEIENGKVKLYKGNYSKYIKLKAEEREVEQREYYRYISEKKRLEKAIIGKENNRDSIRKTPKRMGNSEARLHKMGNQKSKKNLDGNIKSLKSRINHLEEKEKPNAIKQIRIKINKGKEMHSKTVIEVRNLNLYVNNEILINDCNFKIKNGEKVAITGANGCGKTTLIKKIIKNNAESIRLSQYISIGYFDQNQDILHEDKSILDNIKLNSSYDETFIRITLDGFGFKGDTAYKNVSTLSGGEKVKCALCKNILSDNNTLILDEPTNYLDIKSIEALEIAIKNTEKTVLIVSHDRKFISNVCDCIIEIRDNKLNYFNGNYNEFVYEKINNKNKKEEKNSEREKRELLLVLQNKLSEIISRLSLEKDLSIKDKLNLEYIDLLNKIKTLK; encoded by the coding sequence TTGGTATTAATAAAAATGTATAAAGTAAAGAAGTATTATGGAGATAAGTTGATTTTAGATATAGATAATTTAGAAATATTAGAAAATGATAGAATAGGAATTATGGGGGAAAATGGAGCGGGAAAAACAACTCTTATAAAAGTTATTTTAGGTGAAATAGCACCTGATGAAGGAAAAGTTTTTCTAAGTAATAGTTATTCATATATAAGTCAAAGTAAAGAATGCACTGGAGGGTATCAAGAAGGAAAGATTAAAAAAATATTAAAATCTCCAGATAAGTATAATGGATTTTTATCAGGTGGAGAAAAGATGAAAATTAAGATTAATAAGGCTCTTAATGTACAGAATAGTATTTTAATTGCAGATGAGCCAACCGCTAATCTTGATACTAATAGTATTAAAAATATTGAAAAAATTATTAGTGAGTATAAGGGAAGTTTACTATTAGTTTCTCATGATAGAGATTTTTTAGATAGACTTTGTAATAATATATTGGAAATAGAAAATGGAAAGGTTAAGTTATATAAAGGGAATTATTCTAAATATATTAAGTTAAAGGCTGAGGAACGTGAAGTAGAACAAAGAGAATATTATAGATATATATCAGAAAAAAAGAGACTTGAAAAAGCTATAATAGGAAAAGAAAATAATAGGGATTCTATTAGAAAAACACCAAAGAGAATGGGGAATTCAGAAGCACGATTGCATAAAATGGGAAATCAGAAATCAAAGAAAAATTTAGATGGAAATATAAAATCTTTAAAAAGTAGAATTAATCATTTAGAAGAGAAAGAAAAACCTAATGCTATTAAACAAATAAGGATAAAAATAAATAAAGGAAAGGAAATGCACTCAAAAACAGTTATAGAAGTTAGAAATTTAAACTTATATGTAAATAATGAAATCCTCATAAATGATTGTAATTTTAAAATTAAAAATGGAGAAAAAGTAGCAATTACAGGTGCGAATGGTTGTGGTAAGACAACTTTAATAAAGAAGATAATAAAAAATAATGCAGAGAGTATTAGATTGTCACAGTATATATCCATAGGATATTTTGATCAAAATCAAGATATTTTACATGAAGATAAATCAATATTAGATAATATAAAATTAAACAGTTCTTATGATGAAACTTTTATAAGAATTACTTTAGATGGATTTGGATTTAAAGGAGATACTGCATACAAAAATGTTTCTACATTAAGTGGGGGAGAAAAAGTTAAGTGTGCACTTTGTAAAAATATTTTAAGTGATAATAATACTTTGATTTTAGATGAGCCTACTAATTATTTAGATATAAAGTCTATTGAAGCACTAGAAATTGCTATTAAAAATACAGAAAAAACAGTTTTGATAGTTTCTCATGATAGAAAATTTATTTCTAATGTATGTGATTGTATTATAGAGATAAGAGACAACAAGTTAAACTATTTCAATGGAAATTATAATGAGTTTGTTTATGAGAAAATAAATAATAAAAACAAAAAAGAAGAAAAAAATAGTGAGCGAGAAAAAAGAGAATTGCTACTTGTATTACAAAATAAGCTTTCAGAAATTATATCAAGATTGTCTTTAGAAAAGGATTTATCAATTAAGGATAAACTAAATTTGGAATATATAGACTTACTAAATAAGATTAAAACATTAAAATAA